From a region of the Microterricola gilva genome:
- a CDS encoding prepilin-type N-terminal cleavage/methylation domain-containing protein, translating into MHRVATAERGFTLVELLVYMLLMVLVLAVAGGLLSTTLIQSTTVRAVDNSSTAAQLAADSIETGIRNSSDFSLSTPIGNDQLLVARVASNDATLTWSCVAWYYSASGRSLRMTRSATAIAAPTAAQLSSWTLLVDGVSPISGNSVFATTTGRRLTIAFNGLAGDHPPVAITTSAFGRAGATGSVSCY; encoded by the coding sequence ATGCACAGGGTGGCCACAGCGGAACGCGGATTCACACTCGTCGAGCTCCTCGTCTACATGCTGCTCATGGTGCTGGTGTTGGCGGTGGCCGGCGGGCTTCTCAGTACAACCCTCATTCAGTCGACGACTGTTCGTGCAGTCGACAACTCGTCGACTGCAGCGCAGCTCGCAGCGGATTCGATCGAAACCGGGATCCGCAATTCCTCGGACTTCAGTCTTTCGACACCGATCGGCAACGATCAGCTGCTCGTCGCCCGCGTGGCGTCAAACGACGCGACACTCACCTGGAGTTGCGTGGCGTGGTACTACTCGGCTTCCGGACGCAGCTTGCGCATGACACGATCCGCCACGGCGATCGCGGCCCCGACGGCTGCCCAGCTCTCATCGTGGACGCTCTTGGTCGATGGCGTGAGCCCAATCAGTGGCAACAGCGTCTTCGCAACCACAACGGGGCGCCGACTCACCATCGCCTTCAACGGCCTTGCGGGCGATCATCCGCCTGTGGCCATCACAACGTCCGCATTCGGTCGAGCGGGAGCAACAGGGAGCGTGTCATGTTACTGA
- a CDS encoding prepilin peptidase: MTPLAAPQLLTALTLAVGLFGLLIGSFLNVVVYRVPAGLSIVSPPSACPGCGAQIRPGDNVPVLSWLLLRGKCRACREPISARYPLVELGTGLAFAIVTVWLVVLVSTGGVSTSSASGDGSTSAVVANVLMLLAYLYLAAISIALALIDIDTHRLPNAIVLPSYVVAAVLLAASGLMAQDFDALLWTAIGGIAMWMAYFVMAFIYPAGMGFGDVKLAGVLGLYLGFLGLGPLLVGAFAAFVLGGIFAVVLLITKRAGRKSGIPFGPWMLLGAWLGIFWGDAIWQGYLGLIGL, from the coding sequence GTGACCCCACTCGCCGCTCCGCAGCTCTTGACCGCTCTCACGCTCGCCGTGGGGCTGTTCGGGCTGCTCATCGGCTCCTTCCTCAACGTGGTGGTCTACCGCGTGCCAGCGGGCCTCTCGATCGTCTCGCCCCCGAGTGCCTGCCCCGGGTGCGGCGCGCAGATCCGGCCGGGCGACAACGTGCCGGTGCTGTCGTGGCTGCTGCTGCGGGGCAAGTGCCGCGCATGCAGGGAGCCGATCTCGGCTCGCTACCCTCTCGTTGAGCTCGGAACCGGGCTCGCCTTCGCCATCGTCACCGTGTGGCTGGTGGTCTTGGTTTCGACAGGTGGGGTTTCGACAAGCTCAGCCAGCGGAGACGGCTCAACCAGCGCGGTCGTCGCCAACGTACTGATGCTGCTCGCCTACCTGTACCTCGCGGCGATCAGCATCGCGCTGGCCCTGATCGACATCGACACGCACCGCCTGCCGAATGCGATCGTGCTGCCGAGCTATGTCGTCGCGGCGGTGTTGCTTGCGGCATCCGGGCTGATGGCCCAAGACTTCGACGCGCTGCTCTGGACAGCGATCGGCGGAATCGCCATGTGGATGGCCTACTTCGTGATGGCGTTCATCTACCCGGCCGGCATGGGCTTCGGCGATGTGAAGCTCGCCGGCGTCCTCGGCCTCTACCTCGGCTTCCTCGGTCTCGGGCCGCTGCTCGTTGGGGCGTTCGCCGCCTTCGTGCTCGGCGGAATCTTCGCGGTCGTTCTGCTGATCACGAAGCGCGCCGGGCGCAAGAGCGGGATTCCGTTCGGGCCGTGGATGCTGCTCGGGGCGTGGCTCGGCATCTTCTGGGGCGACGCGATCTGGCAGGGCTATCTGGGACTGATCGGACTGTGA
- the pilM gene encoding type IV pilus assembly protein PilM, which translates to MANSVVGVDITSTAVRAVEVGDPGRSKATVLRHFEIALPEGAVSRGEVIETNTVAQALKQLWARGGFKSKDIVLGMGNQRVLARDLTVPKASLRRIRESLPFEVHDMLPVPVADALLDFYPVSEGESEHGPVVHGLLIAAVKAAVLGNVAATQKAGLNTVDVDLIPFALTRALISRPGIAGTAALVDIGADTTTVVIARDGVPQFVRIIPTGGDDITVALRSGLETDTAGAEGVKRSLGLASSVASREEQAAVEVIYRVALEQLSSLRNTISYFVNTRPEDPVQQIVLSGGGAQLPGLVNALGEMTRLPVVLGDPFSNVSIARSADEEQLRQRGSTFTVALGLALGSAA; encoded by the coding sequence ATGGCCAACAGTGTCGTAGGTGTCGACATCACGAGCACCGCCGTGCGTGCGGTGGAGGTGGGCGATCCGGGGCGCAGCAAGGCGACGGTGCTGCGCCACTTCGAGATCGCTCTGCCCGAGGGTGCTGTGAGCCGTGGTGAGGTCATCGAGACCAACACGGTTGCCCAGGCGCTCAAGCAACTCTGGGCCCGCGGGGGCTTCAAATCGAAGGACATCGTGCTCGGCATGGGCAACCAGCGGGTACTCGCCCGTGACCTGACGGTTCCGAAGGCGTCGTTGCGTCGCATCCGCGAGTCGCTGCCCTTCGAGGTGCACGACATGCTTCCCGTTCCCGTCGCCGACGCCCTGCTCGACTTCTACCCCGTCTCGGAGGGGGAGAGCGAACACGGGCCGGTTGTGCACGGCCTTCTGATCGCTGCGGTCAAGGCCGCGGTGCTCGGCAACGTCGCCGCCACCCAGAAGGCCGGCCTCAACACCGTCGACGTCGACCTCATCCCCTTCGCCCTCACCCGCGCTCTCATCTCGCGCCCGGGGATCGCGGGCACTGCTGCGCTCGTCGACATCGGCGCCGACACGACAACGGTCGTGATCGCGCGCGACGGCGTTCCGCAGTTCGTGCGCATCATCCCGACGGGCGGCGACGACATCACGGTCGCGCTGCGGAGCGGGCTCGAGACTGATACCGCCGGCGCCGAGGGCGTCAAGCGCTCGCTCGGCCTGGCCAGCTCGGTGGCCTCGCGCGAGGAGCAGGCGGCCGTCGAGGTGATCTACCGGGTCGCGCTCGAGCAGCTGAGCAGCCTCCGCAACACCATCAGCTACTTCGTCAACACGCGACCGGAAGATCCGGTGCAGCAGATCGTGCTGAGCGGCGGCGGGGCGCAACTCCCTGGCCTCGTCAACGCCCTCGGCGAGATGACCCGACTGCCCGTCGTACTCGGAGACCCGTTCTCGAACGTCAGCATCGCCCGATCCGCCGATGAGGAGCAGCTTCGCCAGCGCGGTTCCACCTTCACCGTCGCGCTCGGACTGGCCCTGGGGAGTGCAGCATGA
- a CDS encoding DUF6121 family protein, with product MIPLDETEYRRYASTLAFFALGLYVALVVASFGMLSLFLDREVVAQTDAGPLVGPIMVGAATLALLLVMWAGVGRAGHAMHTVPVSMVLLAAGLSYLFYGFAGGVVYGLNAGNAVVPDEGTGVGGVPTEPISALLFLAEQLTSPFAAAVALWAGIVALLYFVLLIWRAHGGQRPRWPWEKRSQ from the coding sequence ATGATCCCGCTCGATGAAACCGAGTACCGCCGATACGCGTCGACCCTCGCCTTCTTCGCGCTCGGCCTCTACGTCGCGCTCGTCGTGGCGAGCTTCGGCATGCTGAGCCTGTTCCTCGATCGGGAGGTGGTGGCCCAGACGGATGCCGGCCCGCTCGTCGGCCCGATCATGGTCGGTGCCGCGACGCTCGCCCTCTTGCTCGTGATGTGGGCCGGCGTCGGCCGAGCGGGGCACGCGATGCACACCGTGCCGGTGAGCATGGTGCTGCTCGCGGCCGGGCTCAGCTACCTCTTCTACGGCTTCGCCGGTGGCGTCGTCTACGGGCTGAACGCCGGCAACGCGGTGGTTCCCGACGAGGGCACCGGAGTCGGCGGAGTACCGACCGAGCCGATCAGCGCCCTGCTCTTCCTCGCGGAGCAGCTGACGAGCCCATTCGCCGCCGCGGTCGCGCTCTGGGCCGGCATCGTCGCGCTGCTGTACTTCGTGCTGCTGATCTGGCGGGCCCACGGTGGCCAGCGCCCGCGCTGGCCGTGGGAGAAGCGCTCGCAGTAG